The genomic DNA GTAGATAAAATTGtgctgaaatgtgaaaaagttCTGAATGTTATGAGAAGTCTGGCTGGGTGTGAGTGGGGGGCTGAGAGGGAGACAAGACATTGTtaattttccaaatataaatatataatataaatataatactttttttttgtcactgtaAATCAGTGGGCTAGGAAGCTGGGCTTGGAAAGGGGAGGTATTGTAGAGCACACACGATGGCTACCTATGCCCTGTTGGGTGCTGCCTGAATTAAACATTGACATTTCTTTTCTTCAGGAAAAAGATAAGAGGAAAGTGACCCCAAGAACAGTGGAATATCTTAATTCAATCAGTGAGAGcactttaattgtttttacagatgGATCTAGAGATCCAGTTTGGATTGAAGATTGGTCGACGCATTTCTAATGGAAGTTCTGTTTTCACTACTGAGTTAATGGCAATTCTATGGGCTTTATGGTGGATTGAGGAAGCTAGACCTAAAGAAGTCACTATCTGTTCTGATTCTGCAGCTGCTCTGGAAACGTTAAGAGCAACCTACAGCTCGTCCATTGTGAATGACATTTTGAATGTGGTTtgtaggcaaggcaagtttatttgtatagcacattttaacaacaaggtaattcaaagtgctttacataaaacataaaagcaacagggaaatataaaaaagtttaaaagcaacataaaatataataaaagttacagtgttacaatcagggttaaaagagttaaatggataaaagcaatgataaaaaagctaaaaacaaagaaaaagataacAGGACAGGGTTCCAGGGCACGCCGGGGTGAGGGGGAATGAGCAGGTGGACCACATTGCGAAGGAAAGCTTAAGCAGAGAAGTAGATATCCACTTATCCATGGGGAGAGGGGAACTGAGGGAAATAATTAAAGAGGGCTTAACTaaagaatggcagagagggTGGCAAGGGGAAGTCCGGGGTAGACACTTCTTTTCTATACAACCTAAAGTtaggaaaatatgtttttgtactTCTCTGTCCTGTAGGGACTCAGTGAAAGTCTGTAGATTGAGGTTGGGCCACTGTGGGTTAAATGATTCTTTGTGCATTGTAGGAAAGCATGTTTCAGGCTTGTGTGAATGTGGGATCctttgtggtgtccgaacaataatgctgcgatgatgtgttgagaagaaatccgcttgacactgttcttgatcataaaagtttattacatcaaggagttcagcatcaattacaagctctgcaacagcttggagagtgacccagcccgatggccactctgtctttctgtacatcgaacacagcttatataggacatgtttaggtatctgttagataccatataagggtctgagtctgcaaactaaggcaccaatccatataagggcacGGTCCTATAGAATAAGTGTAgacatctgttagacaccatataagggtctgagtctccacctaaccactgacctctactctccccttaaaaggtcactaatcctctatccagctgctacagtgctatgttaaactgttatgcgtcaaatgcacatatgttatacacatATGTTATCACCTTGAAACAGTAAGGTATGTTTTTCTAGAATGTAGAAAGTATAGGACCGAAAGAAGGGTACACTTTGTTAGATTGACAGGGCTTGGAGTTGAGACTTTTTCTGTTGCATCTTTGGACACAGTGAGAAACACAAATTGATCTCCAAGGCAGTTCTGCAGTTTCTACATGATACAGGATTGTAGGTGAGAATTTAGATCTAACTCTGATCAACActgcaagaagaagaagaagaagaaatcagAGCGTCAAACCGATAAACGTCGTTGTGAGCTAGTTAACCAATTTATCATATATTTTACTTAGtatttacagtaggtatgtctctgtgtgtctgattgtctttctagtttagttagctaagttaactaagttgtagttagtcaggtgtagttagctagcatagttattgcagaaagttagctttattttttatgtttactcatcttggtttagtgtgttgttcattttcattatggcatttgttcgtgcggtgttggaggacagaaaacgcgtcgcactttcacctgccaccgtcttatacACAGTCTGCATCACGCATATTACTAACGGCCGTTTCACCGATGCATCGGCGGAGGAAAGGGTATCAGAAGTCTGGAGCTGAGGAGCGATGCCATGAGTGTAGCTGAAACGATGAGTTGTGCACTCAATTATTAGTATTACATCCtaataattaattcatttcaattcGTGAGGGAGGTTTGAATCCAGCCATGGGCttctctgtgtggagtttgcatgttcttcctgtgttcatgtgtgtttcggtgtataatgttatatttgaaaatgtatactGAGTTTTGTAGACGACGCTGAAGTTAGCTTCCGATTCgcagctttattttatttgtgaaaatgacaaaagggtgatttcactgctttttgtCCACATgcagaccacattagaccaggtccagatccaaaaccactaaCGTTATACCTAGagctctcaaatctggactagattacTCCAGAGAGTTAGCTAACGCACTAGCAGCTCATTAATATGGAGGTCCTCAGCGCAATGAAACTTAAGAAGACACATTAACGTTACACATAcatattatttaacacatctcagactgaacatcagcagagacagaacattAAAAGCTTCATAAAGGTCGGTCTTATGGCAGGGCTGGTGGTTGTTCTGTTTggcttttgttataattacattttcttctctACAGAAAGGAAGGACCTGAATCTGTGGAGGccagccattattaaacatctgTACTCGACTGCAGCTTCTTCCACTCTGACATGTGATGGTGAACCACGTTCAGAACATCCACGAACACAGCACGCTGGAACCAGCCACGACATAGGCCTACCTTATACGGTTTGTGGTTAAAAATGATTAGTGGTCCAGTCTTCAGTGGTGCTGGTTGGTGCctggtttaatttgatttcagtgcctccagaaataaaatattgtgtagGTAAATTTCCCAGATTGTGCAAAGAATAATTTTAGAAATGGAAATGCATCACACCAACATTTGTACTGAAGTAAATCACAGCTAATTCTGTAGagtaaaaaatctgttttgaaaCAACCAGTTTggagtaaaaacacatgaacaagacattttacaaattacaaaaaatatttttagctttataaagatatattttattgcagGCCTGTTTTACTTTTAGTCACACGGTGGCAGCATTGGCTCACAATACAAGAAGAATTTGGTCTTATAAATGTTCTATATGTTGTCTTTACTTCAGGGTTTTTTCACACATGTACAACTTGTGAACTGCTTGATCTGCCTTTTCCACAGGTTTCTCTCGGTAGTTCTGCATTTCAACCACGATGGAAGCTGAGAGGTTGCTGTGATggtgttatattttataaagatGTTTTTACTTTCCAAAACATACACATCAGCCGTTATGGAGTCCACTGCACCTGCCCCGCTTAGCAGATTGGCCAAAAGATCCTCATAGATGGATGAGGCAGTCAGCCTTCGTCAGTTAACGGTTTAACTCGGGACATAAATGTGAAACCAGCACAGAAGTCTTGGTTCGCGGTCTGGTTAAGATCTTTATTAATGAAGGCTCAGATCAGTCCTACAATTTATATTATCTTTGGCTAAAGACATACTCAATCACATTTGTCTGTTTATAAGATATCTacctgtgtgtattttcatgtagagccagtaaatgttatttaaaatatttttttagtaaTAAAATCTTGAGAATTGCACAGCTTTGGTTTGCTCTGGAGTCTTTTGTAGTTTAAAATGATGTTTCATTTTGACCACACCCATTTGGTACatccacacattttaaaaagttccaatcttgtgtttgtgttaattgataattgcaatttataaatattagaATACATTAATAGTCATTAATAGacatgtttaatctttaatgCACTCTGTTGCatctgttatatatatatatatatatgtttgcaACCGCATAAGATGTGATTAATTTTATTGACAACCTAATGaggctgtataaaatgtgtaaataccCCATTCTTCAGGACACAACACATAACAGTAAGGACTTCATAATGTGCCTGCCTTAGGCCCAGCGACCTGTCTGTAAACTGTATGGTATGCTTAGTTATATAGGGACGCAATATCTACAGCTaaagctgatgaaaatattGTCAGTGTGATATAAGTAGTGGTGTGTACATAGGTTACAATGTGTGTTTCTTACAGCCTACATAAACAAATAACTCAGATTCCGTTTGAATCTCCCCAGTTTACTATTTATCTAACTATTTATTAACTATTCATTACAAGTCAACTTTACATGCAGAAGATCAAGTATACGGTTGTGTTGTAACTGTAGACAAAATAGcacagttcaacagagtaatagacccccgcggtaaagtaagcgcaccataaaacgtgggagttatcgtgtgcagtgcgtgacaggaccatccACTGTGTGATTGATAACACCTGATactcgcacattagtttctattatgggtaagtaatagctactcctgccagacagtaaagtgtactaaactttacagagTAGTGATGTtaagttaaaactggctggaggggctttgaacaataacaaatatgAAGCCTTTGGCTCTTTGTGATTCATTTGAATTCTAGGCTATTATTTAGCTTTGATTCCACATTCTCACCACTGCGCATTGGAAAGAGCGTTATGGCGACACATTGCTCTGTTTGAGCAGTCCTGACAGGTGAGTTgagcatccatccatccatcgtcaaccgcttatccagcgcacagggtcgcggggggggggagctggagccaatcccagctgacatcgggcgcaaggcggggtacaccccggACAGCTCGCCAGTGTGTGTTGACCAACGAATGGTTATTTATTGGTCGTAAAcctaatatttatatattgattAGTACCTACATAAACGTAATAATGGTTTTGGTCAATATCAAATCAATTCTAAATTGGACGTCATGATAATAAGGTTCTTTGACgtcctacatttatttattattttttaaatcaggtgTGACATCGTGCTTTGATCTTTGAAGATAAAGGCAAAAAGTTAttacactgcattcaaaatgtgacATCACTTGGCACATTTCTTCGGATTGAGTAGGTTTTTTTAGTAATCTATTCAACATTTAGTATACAAGGTGATATCTTCACATATCTTGTTCTCAAAGCAGGTTTTTTTTTGGCACaagttacaacaaaaaaaagaaagttaagtAGAATACTGAATCAGAACTGGTGGAAACATTTAACTTGTAGAAATGGGATCAACATTAACAAAAGTAATGTTAAGTCATAAAGGCAAAAATAATGACCTTCTGTTTGATGAATCAAGATCAAGACTGTATATTTTAAGGTTTCCCCTGCTGACTGAACCTACTAGTCAAATTGTCCAGTACAAACAATTTCAACAGGCCAAGAAGGACGTGGCCGTGAAGATTATGCATAATTACTTCCCCTGGTCTGGTAAAAGGAGGTTGGCCACGCTTAAAGAACTCAGTAAGCTTGACCCAGACAAGAACAACTTGGTCAGGTTTAATCggcattttaaacatttactaaACACTTGTCTGGAATTTGAACTGCTCGACATAAATCTGTACGACTTCATGAAACTACAGAACTTCAAGCCACTGTGTTTATCTGAAATCAGAGTAATCACACAACAGCTCCTAGTGGCTCTGAATGCTCTCAAGAGCATTGGTCTGGCTCATAAAAACATCAAGCCACAAAAGGTAATGCTTGTGAATCGGTTGCAGTCATTCAAGGTGAAACTGATTGGTTTTGGTGCAGCAGGGCCAGTTTCCACATTGAGGACGGACACCACCAATCAATGCATTGCCTACAGGGCCCCAGAGGACTTGCTGGGCCTCCCATCGAACGAGGCCATCGATATGTGGGCACTAGGTTGCACTTTGGCCTTCCTGTACCTGGGACAGCACCTTTATCCCACAGAGTCTGAATATGCTGTCATGAGAGCCATCGTGCAGATGCAGGGTCTGCCTGATGAACACATGCTGAAAGACGGAAGGACCAGTACATTTTTCACCTGTGAAAAGAATTTATGGAGGCTGAatgataaatatgaatattACCTCAGAACAGGCCACTGGGTCTTTCCCTCTGAGGGGATTTTCAACAAGTTTACCAGTCTGGATGACATGGCGAAGACCCACTCAGAAGTGAAGAATGGTGCTGAATATAAAGACACACAGGCCTTTTTAAGCCTCATCAAACAGATGCTGCAAGTGGATCCTGAAAAAAGAATCACCCCCAGCGAAGCTTTAGGGCACAATTTTGTCACAATGAAACACTTTCACACTAACAAAGACCCTTATGTGACATCTGCCTGTTTGGCCATGGAAGACTGCCGGCAGGAGCATTCATTGGTTGAATGCAAACCCTTAGGAATATTCGCTAGAGTATGGAATCGTCCTCctattgaaaaaaattacattctGCTTGATAAATCAAGACTGTATATTGTAAGGGCGCCCCTGGTGAAAGGAGTTACTGGACATGTGGTCCGGTGCAAACTATTTCAGCAGGCCAAGGACGTGGCCGTGAAGATCATTCTTAATTACTTCCCCTGGTCTGGTAAAAGGAGGTTGGCCACACTTAAAGAACTCAGTAAGCTTGACCCAGACAAGAGCAACTTGGTCAGGTTTAATCggcattttaaacatttactaaACTCTTGTCTGGAATTTGAACTGCTCGACATAAATCTGTACGACTTCATGAAACTACAGAACTTCAAGCCACTGTGTTTATCTGAAATCAGAGTAATCACACAACAGCTCCTAGTGGCTCTGAATGCTCTCAAGAGCATCGGTCTGGCTCATAAAAACATCAAGCCACAAAAGGTAATGCTTGTGAATCGGTTGCAGTCATTCAAGGTGAAACTGATTGGTTTTGGTGCAGCAGGGCCAGTTTCCACATTGAGGACGGACACCACCGATCAATGCATTGCCTACAGGGCCCCAGAGGACTTGCTGGGCCTCCCAATGAACGAGGCCATCGATATGTGGGCACTAGGTTGCACTTTGGCCTTCCTGTACCTGGGACAGCACCTTTATCCCACAGAGTCTGAATATGCGGTCATGAGAGCCATCATGCAGATGCAGGGTCTGCCTGATGAACACATGCTGAAAGACGGAAGAAGGACCCTCGTATTTTTTACCAGTGAAAATTATTTATGGAGGCTGAATCATCCACTTGAATACAACCTCAAAACATTGCGGCTACCCTATTTGTCTGATGGGATTTTCAACAAGTTTACCAGTCTGGATGACATGGCGAAGACCCACTCAGAAGTGAAGAATGGTGCTGAATATAAAGACACACAGGCCTTTTTAAGCCTCATCAAACAAATGCTGCAAGTGGATCCTGAAAAAAGAATCACCCCCAGCGAAGCTTTAGGGCACAATTTTGTCACAATGAAACACTTTCACACTAACAAAGACCCTTATGTGACATCTGCCTATTTGGCCATGGAAGACTGCCGGCAGGAGCATTCATTGGTTGAATGCAAACCCTTTGAAACATCAGGAAAAGTGATAGGTTGGAATGGTTCGTCCATTACTAAATCGGATGATATGAATGAACCACCAGCCACAGCTGACATTGTCactgctgaaaatgaaaacaatggaCTACCAGACAAAGTAGCCAGTGCTGGCTTTAATGACCCCAACTCTGCTGGGACAGATGAGAAACCACATGACACAGATAAGGCAGCTTCACCTGCTTCTGTTAGTCATAATTCACTTCAGGGCAACACTAACAATAATAAAGGAAACACACACTTTGTTGAAGTCAAATGCCAGAAGAAGTGGCTGAAGAAGATCAAGCGATTCTTCTACAGGATGATTAAGCCATAAGTTGCTACACAGCACATTTGATTGAAGACATGTCATTGGAGGTTTTTACACATATGCCGAGTTATATTATTCTTTTAGaacttgcatttatttatttcaaatttatatcttttacatttatctatgtcaactgtatgttttgtgcaactgtatatatatatatatatatagcaaatattcacattttgtaaataacttccacattgtttttttcttttacacatagttatattattcttttataacttgcatcTATTTATtccaaatttatatttttttacatttatgtatgtcaactgtatgtttatgtcAAATATTATGCATATCAATGCACAATCTgccatttatatttgtatttttggcAACTTCATATTGGTGTAAATACAAATCCTCTCCATctataatatgtaaatatttatgtaaatacaaatcctctccatctgtaatatgtaaatatgtaaatatttatgtaaatacaaatcctctccatctgtaatatgtaaatatgtaaatatttatgtaaatacaaatcctctccatctgtaatatgtaaatatgtaaatatttatgtaaatacaaatcctctccatctgtaatatgtaaatatgtaaatatttatgtaaatacaaatccCCTCCATctgtaatatgtaaatatttatgtaaatacaaatcctctccatctgtaatatgtaaatatgtaaatatttatgtaaatacaaatcctctccatctgtaatatgtaaatatgtaaatatttatgtaaatacaaatccCCTCCATctgtaatatgtaaatatttatgtaaatacaaatcctctccatctgtaatatgtaaatatgtaaatatttatgtaaatacaaatcctctccatctgtaatatgtaaatatgtaaatatttatgtaaatacaaatccCCTCCATctgtaatatgtaaatatttatgtaaatacaaatcctctccatctgtaatatgtaaatatgtaaatatttatgtaaatacaaatcctctccatctgtaatatgtaaatatgtaaatatttatgtaaatacaaatccCCTCCATctgtaatatgtaaatatttatgtaaatacaaatcctctccatctgtaatatgtaaatatgtaaatatttatgtaaatacaaatcctctccatctgtaatatgtaaatatgtaaatatttatgtaaatacaaatccCCTCCATctgtaatatgtaaatatttatgtaaatacaaatcctctccatctgtaatatgtaaatatgtaaatatttatgtaaatacaaatccTCTCCCCCTGTAATATGTTTGCACaacatccatctatccatcgtcaaccgcttgtcctgcgtacagggtcgcggggggctggagccaatcccagctgacatgggAAAAAAGggggggtacaccctggacaggtcgccagtccattgcagggccacacatagacaaacaaccactcacacctaaggacaatttaggttcaccaatcaacctagcctgcatgtctttggacggtgggaggaagccggagcacctggagagaacccacacggacacagagagaacatgcaaactccacacagaaaggtcaGGGCAACCAGGATGTTGCATCGACAGTCGTAGTGCAGGCTCCTGTTCTCTGCTACATTGTTTTTTGCAGCCTGGTCTCATGGGAGAGACGTACCTCTGACCACAATTTTGCAGCACCACATTTACGTACCCTCTGGTACATTTTGCTACAGCTTTGAGAAACAAATGTCCACTGGGGGTGCTAAAGAGAAGGACTGCACTGGACCATTACGATCTCATTAGAAATGGGCTGTAGCTGActttcagtttttattatttaattataaatacaacattatcttaaatatgttgtgttattttagtgaTATATTCATTTGCCCTAATGGAAGATGTAACGTTAGAAAATCCAATCACATGCACTCACGTCTATAAGCTGTCTAACCTGTTTTCTCTCCCGTTTCTCAGTTCTCCCTCTTTTAATGGGAAGCATGGCGGCCCAGTGGACAGCACCGCGGCCTCACAGCAGAAGGTTCTGGGTTTAGACCTCACTcagcccaggcctttctgtaCAGAATTCGCAAAttcctcgaccccttcatccctcaccCCTCGACCCCTTTTCATCCCTCTCCCCAAGACCCCTTTTTAACCCTCCCCTCTCGACCCCTCCTTCCATAACTATTCATCTAAATAAACCACTATAAAATCTAACATTGGTGTGGTCCTTGTTAGTGAAGTGATACATATTTGCACTTATGGTAAACGTAACGTGTGTTACCTCACCTCGTGTGTTACAGCTGCTGATGCCAGTCGGGCAAAGCAGCTAATGCCTGGGGGATTTAACTTTAGAGCCGAGGTGTCACCAAAGGTGTCACTAGCCAGGTGGCTAGTGAGCTAGCGCTTGATAtccagataaataaataaatcagttggTGTGtttcatagactgtatataaaaaggtgtgtttctgtgctttGTCAGGATGTGCTGACTACCAAGGTCAAGTTGTCATGGCCTGTGTGCGGCGAAGAAGATAAATAGATGGCTGATCGGTCTGCATTTGCTGCTATCCATCACAGGTTGTTTATTATATTCAGTCTATAGTTATTCCTGATCAGAAATACGTGCAGTGACCACGACCTCTTAACAATGATTTACGTAATGGTGGCAGGTAACTTAATTGACTGATTGTTGACATTGTGTATTGTTGCTATATTGTGTCTGTATTGTTTGCAGGGTGTCCctggggtcttaaaaagtcttaaaatgtttgtggaaaaaaaagtttgtgaaaattaaatccattaaaaagtattagtCTTAATAGTCTAGTATAAGTCTTAAttgccatttaacaaggtattacattttgtagatatttttgtaaatgtgaaaaaCCTGTTTGCCTaaagactttatttatttatattgcatagcAAAACATACTAGAAAGGCAGTGCTTAGCGAGTGTATGATTATTCTGTGTAACattaggcgcagggatctaccgtGCGCTCTTATACGCCACTAAAAATAGATCCGTGTGAACCGGTAAAATGATTTACGATTAGGCTACAACGTACCATAAGCTACCACCACGCCGGACCCGCAatgctaatcgttcaaaacatcaGGAGCGATCAGGAGCACCAGGATTTTCCCGGTGGACCGGGAACAGCCCCGTTATTCAAAAACGTAGAGAGAGATGCACTGCCAGCAGCGAAgtggtaagacagaagacaacaggccCAACAAGCCCATGCGCTTTTCGTGAACAGGCAGAAGGCAATTTAGGTAACGGAACAAAGTGAACAGCCTTAGAAAATCTGTCAACTATGGTTAGGATA from Micropterus dolomieu isolate WLL.071019.BEF.003 ecotype Adirondacks unplaced genomic scaffold, ASM2129224v1 scaffold_210, whole genome shotgun sequence includes the following:
- the LOC123967276 gene encoding uncharacterized protein LOC123967276: MGSTLTKVMLSHKGKNNDLLFDESRSRLYILRFPLLTEPTSQIVQYKQFQQAKKDVAVKIMHNYFPWSGKRRLATLKELSKLDPDKNNLVRFNRHFKHLLNTCLEFELLDINLYDFMKLQNFKPLCLSEIRVITQQLLVALNALKSIGLAHKNIKPQKVMLVNRLQSFKVKLIGFGAAGPVSTLRTDTTNQCIAYRAPEDLLGLPSNEAIDMWALGCTLAFLYLGQHLYPTESEYAVMRAIVQMQGLPDEHMLKDGRTSTFFTCEKNLWRLNDKYEYYLRTGHWVFPSEGIFNKFTSLDDMAKTHSEVKNGAEYKDTQAFLSLIKQMLQVDPEKRITPSEALGHNFVTMKHFHTNKDPYVTSACLAMEDCRQEHSLVECKPLGIFARVWNRPPIEKNYILLDKSRLYIVRAPLVKGVTGHVVRCKLFQQAKDVAVKIILNYFPWSGKRRLATLKELSKLDPDKSNLVRFNRHFKHLLNSCLEFELLDINLYDFMKLQNFKPLCLSEIRVITQQLLVALNALKSIGLAHKNIKPQKVMLVNRLQSFKVKLIGFGAAGPVSTLRTDTTDQCIAYRAPEDLLGLPMNEAIDMWALGCTLAFLYLGQHLYPTESEYAVMRAIMQMQGLPDEHMLKDGRRTLVFFTSENYLWRLNHPLEYNLKTLRLPYLSDGIFNKFTSLDDMAKTHSEVKNGAEYKDTQAFLSLIKQMLQVDPEKRITPSEALGHNFVTMKHFHTNKDPYVTSAYLAMEDCRQEHSLVECKPFETSGKVIGWNGSSITKSDDMNEPPATADIVTAENENNGLPDKVASAGFNDPNSAGTDEKPHDTDKAASPASVSHNSLQGNTNNNKGNTHFVEVKCQKKWLKKIKRFFYRMIKP